The Shewanella algae DNA segment GCCGGCCGCCCCCGGCTTTTATCATCATCCCAAATCCATTGAAGATCTGATAGACTTCATGGTCGCCCGGATCCTGGATCATCTGGGTGTCGAACATGCATTAACGGATCGCTGGGGTTATGACAAACCCAAAGACAGTGAGATCGACAATTGAGAGTGATATGAAACACACCACCGAAGTGATGATCTCGGCAGAAGAGATCAACCAGAAACTGGATGAATTAGCCGAGCGCATCAATGCGCATTATGCCAATGCCGACAAGTTGCTGATGGTCGGCCTGCTCAAGGGCTCAGTGGTCTTTATGGCCGATCTCTGCCGTCGGATTAAGGGCCATGTAGAGATCGACTTTATGTCTGTTTCCAGCTATGGCAATGCCATGACCAGCTCCAGAGACGTGAAGATACTCAAAGATGTTCAGTCGGAAATCGCCGATCGTGATGTGTTGATCGTCGAAGATCTGATTGACTCGGGCAACACGCTCAACAAGGTACGCGAAATGCTGCTGCTGCGTGAGCCAAAGAGCCTGACTCTCTGTACTCTGCTGGACAAGCCGGACCGCCGCGAAGTCGACGTACCGGTAGACTTTGTCGGTTTTACTATTCCTGATGAATTCGTGGTCGGTTATGGTATCGACTACGCCGAGCAGTACCGCAACCTGCCTTATATCGCCAAGGTGATCCCGCAGGAGTAAGCAAGCTGTGATTTCGGCTTTGTTTGTATAGTAAGACGGACTCCCGCCACGGCGGGAGTCTTGCTTTTTGCGTCCCGGGCCGCTGCCGATACCCCAGGTATTGGAGGCTCTTTAG contains these protein-coding regions:
- the hpt gene encoding hypoxanthine phosphoribosyltransferase, giving the protein MKHTTEVMISAEEINQKLDELAERINAHYANADKLLMVGLLKGSVVFMADLCRRIKGHVEIDFMSVSSYGNAMTSSRDVKILKDVQSEIADRDVLIVEDLIDSGNTLNKVREMLLLREPKSLTLCTLLDKPDRREVDVPVDFVGFTIPDEFVVGYGIDYAEQYRNLPYIAKVIPQE